In Nostoc piscinale CENA21, the genomic stretch TCAACCACCCCAGCCCAGCGCCCAATCACCTAATACTGAGCGTTACGATCCCACTAAATCTTATAATCTTAATCGTCCTGAAGGTGGGATGAATAACTTTAGTGATGTAGATCCGAGAGCGAAAAATTTTGAAAAAGCTGCTAAAAATCGAGCCGAAGATTTGAGCCGCAATGCCGAAAGAAATATTAACGAAAAAGGCATTGATAGCCCAGAACAATATGCTCGTAATTATCGCCAAGGTACACCTTTACCCGAAAGAGTGAAAAACTTAGGTGAAGATATTGGTAGTTCTGCTCAAGGAACAGCCGAAGGTGTAGCGAAGGGAACTAAACGTGGTTTAGAAAATATCAAAGAAAACACCAGTAATGCTGCTCAAGACTTAACCCGAAATGCTCAACGCGCAGGTGAAGATGCTGGTGATGCAGTAAACCGGACATTCAGAAATATTGACTAAAATTTAGTCAATTTCAAATATTTAATCAAAGATTTAGGAGTTAGAATTCAAAATTATTCTGACTCCTAAATTTTTTATTGGTAAATGATTTTATGAATACCAATTTTGCAGGGCAACTCTGTGAACTTCTCTCCAAGGCAAATTGTGTTGTCGGGCTAATGCGGCGCAGTCTTCATATTCTGGCTGCACATTGGTGATTGATTTATCTGGTGATGTTCCTTGCCATGCAACTTTGACACGTACCCTACCATATTTTGTTTCTACTTGTTGAATTTCTCTTTGGAGGATGGCGCGTTGCTGGGTGGTGCGGCGAATACCTAAAGTGCTGGTTTCACGGAATAAAACTGCTTCACATTGATTTAAATTATCTGGATGGCAGATCACTGTTAATAAAATACCAGGACGGGACTTTTTCATACCTATGGGTTGGGTGAAGACATCCACTGCACCTGCGGCAAATAAGGCTTCAAACACATAGCCAACGGCTTGGGGACTTAAGTCATCAATTTGAGTTTCGAGTACGGAGATGGGTTCTAAAAACGGGCTGATTTCTTGAAAATTAAGGACATCTGCCTGTAGGCTGGTGCTTTCACCCAGCCACAGGCGTAGTATATTGGGAATAGGAAGATTGATAGTTCCCGCTCCCAATCCCACTTGTTTAAGTGCCATCGATGGCGGATTACCAAATTCTCTGACTAATGTAGTGGCGATCGCAGCTCCTGTTGGTGTTACCAGTTCCTTTTCAATGCCGTTACTGTAAACCGGGCAACTTCTCATTTCCCATAATTTCAACACTGCTGGCACTGGTACTGCCATTTGACCATGTGCAGCCCGCACCGTACCGCCACCTGTTGGCAATGCCGCGCAGTAAAGTAAGGGGAATCCTGAGCGATCGCTATCAATGCCCAACCAATCTAAACCCAAACAAGTGCCGA encodes the following:
- the larC gene encoding nickel pincer cofactor biosynthesis protein LarC, whose product is MSKIAYLQCPTGISGDMCLGALVSLGVPVEYLVTKLNDLGIAQEYHLRAELVQKNGQQATKVHVDLVEDDHDHHEHHHHHGRHLPEIELMIRQAKLPARAEAWSLAVFQQLAVAEGAVHGVAPEKVHFHEVGAVDAIVDIVGTCLGLDWLGIDSDRSGFPLLYCAALPTGGGTVRAAHGQMAVPVPAVLKLWEMRSCPVYSNGIEKELVTPTGAAIATTLVREFGNPPSMALKQVGLGAGTINLPIPNILRLWLGESTSLQADVLNFQEISPFLEPISVLETQIDDLSPQAVGYVFEALFAAGAVDVFTQPIGMKKSRPGILLTVICHPDNLNQCEAVLFRETSTLGIRRTTQQRAILQREIQQVETKYGRVRVKVAWQGTSPDKSITNVQPEYEDCAALARQHNLPWREVHRVALQNWYS